The following coding sequences lie in one Catharus ustulatus isolate bCatUst1 chromosome 5, bCatUst1.pri.v2, whole genome shotgun sequence genomic window:
- the LOC116996710 gene encoding cytochrome P450 2U1, with protein sequence MAGPSTEAWTWLLRPPTVTELLLVALCWLGCYWLLRRRPRALSGLPPGPAPWPLVGNFAFALLPPPLLRRWAVDVKGDRLSPAFSPHVFLTGLTKMYGSVFRLFVGSRPFIVLNTFEAVREALVQKAEVFSDRPSVPIVLMITHHKGVIFAPYGPVWKQQRKFSLSTLRHFGVGRLSLEPKIIEELNFIKEEMLKHGKDSFNPFPIIRNAVSNVICSMAFGKRFNYEDNEFKTMLKNMARALELSVNSYLILVNICPWLYYLPFGPFRELRQTELDITAFLKRIIAQHRDTLDTTNPRDFIDMYFIHAEEEKNNKESSFNDDYLFFIIGDLFIAGTDTTSNTLLWCLLYMSLYPEVQEKVHAEIEAVLGRDKVPSLAHKAQMPFTEATIMEVQRMTAVVPLSIPRMASETAVLQGYTIPKGSVIVPNLWSVHRDPNIWEKPDEFQPSRFLDENGHLIKKESFIPFGMGKRVCMGEQLAKMELFLIFSSLMQSFTFIYPENAAKPSMEGRFGLTLAPCPFNIIALKK encoded by the exons CTACTGGCTGCTGCGGCGACGGCCGCGGGCGCTGTCGGGGCTGCCGCCGGGCCCCGCACCCTGGCCGCTCGTGGGCAACTTCGCCTTCGCCCTTCTGCCGCCTCCGCTGCTGCGCAGGTGGGCGGTGGATGTGAAGGGCGACCGGCTCTCCCCTGCATTCTCGCCTCATGTCTTCCTCACTGGCCTCACCAAGATGTACGGCAGCGTCTTCCGGCTCTTCGTGGGCAGCCGCCCATTCATCGTCCTCAACACTTTCGAGGCGGTGCGGGAGGCGCTGGTGCAGAAGGCGGAGGTGTTCAGCGACCGGCCCTCCGTGCCCATCGTCCTCATGATCACCCATCACAAGG GTGTAATTTTTGCACCTTATGGCCCTGTCTGGAAGCAACAGAGGAAATTCTCTCTGTCAACACTGCGTCATTTTGGAGTAGGGAGACTCAGCTTAGAGCCTAAAATCATTGAGGAGCTGAACTTTATAAAGGAGGAAATGCTGAAGCATGGGAAGGATTCATTTAATCCCTTCCCAATCATTCGCAATGCAGTGTCCAACGTTATTTGTTCCATGGCCTTTGGCAAGCGTTTTAACTATGAGGATAATGAGTTCAAGACAATGCTGAAGAACATGGCCCGCGCCCTGGAGCTGAGCGTGAACAGCTACCTGATCCTGGTCAACATCTGCCCTTGGCTCTACTACCTTCCCTTTGGGCCTTTCCGGGAGCTTCGGCAAACAGAATTAGACATTACTGCTTTTCTCAAGAGAATAattgcccagcacagggatacACTGGATACAACAAATCCCAGGGACTTCATTGACATGTACTTCATCCATGCGGAAGAAGAGAAGAACAACAAGGAGAGCAGTTTTAATGATGATTACCTGTTTTTTATCATTGGTGATCTCTTCATTGCGGGCACAGATACTACTTCCAACACATTGCTGTGGTGCCTACTCTACATGTCTCTTTACCCTGAAGTCCAAG AAAAAGTTCATGCAGAAATCGAAGCAGTTCTAGGACGTGACAAAGTTCCCTCTCTTGCTCACAAGGCTCAAATGCCCTTCACAGAGGCGACCATTATGGAAGTGCAGAGGATGACTGCAGTTGTTCCCCTTTCTATTCCTCGAATGGCCTCAGAAACTGCTG TGCTCCAGGGATATACTATTCCTAAGGGTAGTGTGATTGTGCCCAACCTGTGGTCAGTACATAGAGATCCTAACATTTGGGAGAAACCAGATGAATTTCAACCATCAAGATTTCTGGATGAAAATGGCCATCTAATAAAGAAAGAGTCATTCATTCCTTTTGGAATGG GTAAACGTGTGTGCATGGGAGAGCAGTTGGCAAAAATGGAACTCTTCTTGATTTTTTCAAGTCTTATGCAAAGTTTTACCTTTATCTACcctgaaaatgctgcaaaacCATCCATGGAGGGAAGGTTTGGTCTGACTTTAGCTCCATGTCCATTCAACATAATAGCTTTGAAGAAATGA
- the HADH gene encoding hydroxyacyl-coenzyme A dehydrogenase, mitochondrial → MAFATRHFVRAASSDAATAAAKKLLIKHVTIIGGGLMGAGIAQVAAASGHTVVLVDQSDEILKKSTKGIEESLQRVTKKKFADKPEAGAEFIKKTLKNLTTSTDAASVVHSTDLVIEAIVENLEVKNKLFKTLDKFAPEHTIFASNTSSLQITKMANATTRQDRFGGLHFFNPVPMMKLVEVIKTPMTSQKTFESLMDFSKAVGKSPVSCKDTPGFIVNRLLVPYMMEAVRLFERGDASKEDIDVAMKLGAGYPMGPFELLDYVGLDTSKYIIDGWHSLEPNNPLFAPSPLLNKLVEEKKLGKKTGEGFYKYK, encoded by the exons ATGGCTTTCGCCACCCGCCACTTCGTTCGCGCCGCCTCCTCCGACGCCGCCACGGCGGCCGCCAAGAAGCTGCTCATAAAACATGTCACGATTATCGGCGGCGGCCTCATGGGGGCCGGCATCGCCCAG gTTGCAGCAGCCAGTGGTCACACTGTGGTGTTAGTTGACCAGTCCGAtgaaatccttaaaaaatctACAAAAGGAATTGAAGAGAGTTTGCAGAGAGTGACAAAGAAGAAGTTTGCAGATAAGCCTGAG gCTGGTGCTGAGTTCATTAAGAAGACCTTGAAGAACCTCACAACAAGCACAGATGCAGCATCAGTGGTCCACAGCACGGATTTGGTGATAGAAGCCATTGTGGAGAACCtggaagttaaaaataaactcttcaAAACGCTGGATAAGTTTGCTCCAGA GCACACGATATTTGCAAGCAACACTTCATCCTTGCAAATCACAAAGATGGCAAACGCGACCACCAGGCAGGACCGATTTGGTGGTCTCCATTTCTTCAATCCTGTGCCTATGATGAAGCTCGTGGAG GTCATCAAGACTCCAATGACCAGCCAAAAGACTTTTGAATCACTTATGGATTTCAGTAAAGCAGTAGGAAAGAGTCCTGTCAGTTGTAAG gaTACACCAGGGTTTATTGTAAACCGTCTCTTGGTGCCATATATGATGGAAGCTGTTCGACTTTTTGAGAGAG GAGATGCATCAAAGGAAGATATTGATGTTGCTATGAAGCTTGGGGCTGGCTATCCCATGGGTCCATTTGAACTGCTGGACTATGTTGGGTTGGATACCAGTAAATACATTATAGATG gATGGCATTCGTTAGAGCCCAACAATCCTCTTTTTGCACCCAGCCCACTCCTGAATAAACTggtagaagaaaagaaactggGTAAAAAGACTGGAGAAGGATTTTACAAATACAAATGA